GAGGGTAGAGGAGCTgaccagggctgcagggagagcaAGAGCAAAGGAGAGCCAAGCAGGAGGTTTGGGGGCCAAATGGCTGCAGGACTGAGCACGAGGGACAGGACTAGAGGACTGAGGAGAGGGGGAGTAGTAGTAATAGTGGGtcccccaaaaagccacaatgcAGATGGTGGATCACTttagtaaaaagtttgggaaccactggattcagggtactcacctgggttctgttcctctcCGCCTGATGTGGAGAAGAAATTTGAATGTAGGTGTCCCACTTTGCACCTATGGGATACTCTGGTATTGGgctttctcaatctctcctgtggaagctgttctgCTTTTTATAAATAAAGTCACTGGTGCAGGGACTTAAAGTTGGATCTCCCAAAACCTCGGTGAGCATCTAACCTATCAGGCTATAGTCATTCTATCTTTCCCTTGCTCAGTGACTATTCATTTTCATGCAACAATAAACAACTAATTTCAGCAGAGTAAAATCCCACCATTTTCATGAAGTTAAAATAGGTAGTTGATGGAAAAATGTATCTCAGATCTAGAAAAACCAGATGCCCTCTGAAAAAGATTGGACTAGAACCTGCTGCAGTGGGCATTAGTTAActgctcccacctcctccccaccttCCTCAAGCtcctttgcttttttaaaattagaaacaaaAGCTCAGGCACCCAGTTTTCATCATAAGTGAGATGCTGGCAAAGAGTACATTAAAGTGGCCATTCTTCTCCGAACAAGAGGACATAGGAATTACATCCTCATGCTTAAGAATCAATATTTTACATTTGCAAAGCCTTGTACAAACAAACCACAGCTAGACATTGGGAGTGTAaggttccccagctgtaaaactgGAGAAAAGATTAATTGTTTATAGCAAACTTGCTGTGGGACCTTGAGCAGAACCAGGAATTCCTGCTTTCTAACACTTTGTCCATTAAACAATGAAACATCTTGATTTATTACTCCTGCTCATGTCATTTTATATGCCCTATTTACACATGGAGATGCCTTTTGTATCTCCAGTAAAAGGAGTTGATGAAAAATAAAGGTACTTTAAtattaaatcaatttttaaaatttttaagatACAAGTACTGCTAGCTTAGATAAGTTGGAAGATGCACAGCTGCTGGTAGTGGTTGTGTGAGATAAGGACAAAGTTAATTTGATTTCCTTACACAAGAGCTTTAAAAAGTGCAATGCTCTGACATTCAGTTGCCTGACTCAGGAGCAGGCCTCAGTTGTACATAAATACTAGGGATATTGTTTGCATCCAAAGAAAGTTGCCTTAAAACTGGGACTAGCCTCAGACTGGTTACATGTTTAGGTTTCAACAGGACAGTCCCCACCCTTTGAGACAGCTTATAGCTTAGGCCAAGGGTTCCTATCGTTCTTTTTGGAAATTTCCCCTTGCTCTTGTGCAATACTCCATTTATTATAATCTATTGTATATAGGATTGATATTTGGTCACCTAAGAGCAGGAAGATGGAAATTGCCCCAGGTACTTAGTGGTTGGCTTAATACCCTGAAGGATGAGCGCTTGTATCCCTGTCTCATCTAATGGAACAATCAGGGAACAATGGAAGCAGATGGCTGACTGGATggatggacaataaggtggatagaaagctggctagattgttgggctcaatgggtagtgatcaacagctcgatgtctagtttgcagccagtatcaagctgagtgccccagaggtcggttttgttcaacatctttattaatgatctggatgatgggattaattgcaccctcagcaagtttgcagatgacactaagctggaggggagaggtagatatgatggagaataaggtccagagtgacctagacaaattgaaggattgggccaaaagaaacctgatgaggttcaagaagcgCAAGGGCAGAGTTctgtacttaggaaggaagaatcccatgcacggctacaggctggggaccgactggctaagtaacagttctgctgaaaaggacctggggattatagtggacaagaagctggatattagtcagcagtgtgccctggttgccaaggtCAATGGTATATTAGGCTGTAttaggagcattgctagcagattaagggaagtgattattcccctctatttggcactggtgtattgtgtccagttttggtccccccactacagaagggacgtggagaaagtccagcagagggcaacaacaatgattagggggctggggcacatgacttatgaggagcggctgagggaactgggattgttcagtctgcagaagagaagagtgaggggggatttgatagcagccttcaattacctgaaggggggttctaaagaggatggagctaggcggTTATCAGtgatgatagaacaagaagcaatggtttacaagttgcactgggggaggtctaggttggatactgggaaacactatttcactaggagggtggtgaaacactggaatgggttacctagggaggtggttttTAAGGccttggctgagatgatttagttggtgttgttcctgctttgaggaggggactggactagatgacctcttgaggtctcttccaactctaatcttctatggttctatgacagCATCTGCTGCTTTTGATCCCAGGCCACAACATGAAAAGACACAGGTACGGCCCAGGCAATAGCTGGTTATATTCAACGCTCTGCCCTCCTCCATTTCTGAATTACAAATctggttactttttaaaaatgtttgagatATCTAAAAGTTACACACGACAAGTCAGTAGGATTTTCTTTTAATAGGTACTGAAAAAGGGCAGGATGTGTTTCCCTCTCTAGCTGAAATCTCCatattcaacattttaaaaaaatttcctatGGATTAGTTGCTGCAGAAACTTTCAAGGGAAAGCTATAATATTCTTTGCTTCTTAACGCACATAGTTCTTGGGAAACAACTGGAAGAGCTTGCCTTCTTGAGTAGGTTCATATCCATATTTCTCAAGGTTATTGGGGTCAAAAGTTCCTTCTTTAATATCCTTCTCAATCTGTGGGGCAACAACTTCCATGAAAAGCTGTTTGGCCGTCAGTGGTGGTTCTGTCCCTTTAGGAGTCTTATAGGAAACATATGGTTTGAGCTTAAACCCTGTCAAATCCGGAACCACAAATTCAGGGACCATTTCCTTAATTTTGATAAATTTCCCACCTAAGGTGACATAACCCAATTTCCTGGCTCCTCTGCCTTTGTTATGGCTTCTGGGTCCACGTTTGCTGGTAAATTCAGCCATTCTGTCTGCACCTCGGACCAGGCCTCGAGCGAGGTTGGTAAGCAACCCCATGCTGAATGTCTGCAAGAGGGAACAAAAGGCGGCGTAAGAAGAGAGCGCGAGCGGCTGTTCCTCGCACGGCGCGTGGGTAGGACTCTGGCCTGCGCTTCGCTGGGGTAGAGAAGAGCCCGGGAACTCCCGCTGCACACAGCCCGCGCCGCTGCTCCGAGCGGGCCCCAGCCCTCGCCGCTTCCCTCCCAGCCGTAGCGCCTCAGCAGCCGGCTGCCCGCGCGGGTGGGGACCAGCCCGCCGTGCCCGGCAGGCGCAGCCGGCCTGGGGCCCCCGAGCCACGGGCGGGTGGGGCCGCCGCGGGTCCCTCTGGACAGGCCGCCGGGACGAGGGGGTGGCCTGACCCGTCTCTCCGGCGCGGCCCCTGGCACCCGGCCCCGCGCCACCGACGGCGCCTCTGGCGAGAGACTCTCCCACGTCCCGCCTCACCGGCGCCGCGCTCCCCCTCAGCCGCTCGACGCTCGCCCGCGGCGCAACTGCGCGGCCGCCGTGACGGCACGTGTCAAGGCTCTGGCCAATCAGCGCGGAGAGTCGGGCCGGCGCGAGGACGGAAACGTCATCGCGTCGCGCGTGCGCACACGGCGTCTTTTGCTGGCGGAAGCGGCGCGGGAAGCACGGTCCCGTTTCTTGAGTGACCtctgccctctgccctgacttTTAACCCCTGACCTCctttgcagccccccccccgtctcctgtCGAGAAGAGACGCTTTAACGGCGCCGGGAGCCCCTCGGTGAGTCACCCCGCCTCCTGGGCGCTCCCGGCCCCGCTGCCCCAGGGGCTGGACCGCGAGCGTCCCGTCCCCGCCGcctcggcccggcccggcccggccccgccccccaccgGCCCCGCCTCTGCTGAGATTCCCCCGCACGCGAGGTCACCGCGGAGCTGGGTGCTGCCGGCGGCGCTGGGCGCCTCAAGGCAGCGGTTTGGAgcctctcccagcccctggctgctctggggcctCGCTGGAGGCTTGGGCCCCATCTGGCCGTGGCCGGAGCAGTGACGGGCAGCGGCACGGGGAGGCGATGGGCCCCCGTTTACTCACGGCGCTTCTGCAGAGTCCGCTCTCGCGCGGCGCGTCCCCTCTTGGATGCGGGGTTATTGCAGTGAGCGCTGGGTATCCCGGGGCAGCACGACGCTAACCTGCCCCAATGCTTGGCTGGGGTAGGGTGAGAATTATCATTGCTGTTTGCAGCGTGGTTTtcgctgtgttggtcccagggctgtagagagacaaggtgggtggggtaacaccttttattggacccacttctgttggtgtgagagacaaacttttgcGCTGACGCAGAGCTCTGCGTCgcgtctgggaaaggtactcggtGTGTTTGAGtgcctttctcagacctgaagaagatctcttTGTAAGCTTAAAAGCTTATCTTgcccaccaacagaagtgggtccaataaaagacattaccacATCCGCTTTGTGTCtctatttattattgttatttatttatattgcagtagccaTTAAAAAGCATTGAGcattgtgctcagtgctgtacaaacacaaaggagATGGAGTCTTCACCTTAGAGAGTTCTCAATCTAAAGCCCCAATTGCACAGAGATTTACCTGCTTGCTTAATTTTACATATAGTGAATATTCCCATTGATTGTACTGCAGTAGTCCTTCAGTGTGACTACTCATAATGCAAAAATTTAAGCCTTTAGAAGAGCAGGGTCTAAATAGACAGGaaaaaacataaacaaaatgtcaaaGAATATTGTGAATCAGtttcctcccccccatccccccaagcCTTGCAAAATTGTCATGTAAGTGTACCAGCCCAGGCACAAAAATCTACTTATCTACCCTTTTTGATGttaataattaaagaaaaatgattttttaaaagtaaaactgaCTAGCCTTTTAAgtgaataaacaaaaaacacaaagatGCTGCATCACAAAATGTCCTTCATTTTGACAGCTATAGTTTACtatagtggttttcaaccttttttcatttgtggacccctaacaAATTTTACATGAttgtgcggacccctttggaaacctTAGTCATCGTCTCTGGACCCCAGAGACCATAGGTTGAAAATCCCTGGTTTAGTGTATAACTTAGGATACTTCATAGTGTACTAATGAATGTAACATTGTGTAGTCTGTCAAAATCAAATAAAAGCATAATGAGGTGGCAAGAATGCACTACATTTTAGTACAGGAGGTAAAGTGTACAGATTAATGGAATTCACATTTAAGCTAATAGAAAATCCTTTACATCCATTATACTTACAGGGGATGTTTCTTCATATTTAAATAATAAGACATGCATGATAGGGTGAATATTGTggttttttccccagttttttaAAATTGAGTTTCATTAGATCTCTGTGTAGTTAGTGTAcaaatttatataaataaaaatattgacagAAAATAATGTTGTTTTTCATAATTTGAGCAGAAAAACTAAGATTCATAAGACTCAAAATAAAATCTGttatacttttaaatattttactttttcattGTGGAATATGGAATTATTTACTAGAAATgctgaaatactttaaaaatgtccctcaaaaaatatttaattaaaactttTTCTGTAAATAGTGACTAAAAGGGACAGTGTCAGCTTGAAATCTATTCTGTTTAAAAGAGATATAAGAAATTTAGTTTAAGGCACTTGTTGCTGCCTTTGAGTCCCCATTCCAGTttctgtggttttattttttgttttgtttcatttttaatgaatttgtcttCCCTGTTGCTGTGTAAAAGGTTGACAGCAGAGGAAATTGACTAATTGCGTGACTCATTGGATTAGCCACTGTTACCTTAAACTCAGTCTTTCAGGAAGATAATTTGTTGGGGTACAAAATAGGGCTGCTGTTTTTTAAGGCTTTGGGAAGAatgttaggctatgtctacaattTTGTCATTCGTGGGTGTGAAAAAAACTCACCTCTGACataagttttaccaacaaaaatgCCGGTCTGGACAGCATTATGTCGGCAGGAGAccatctcctgccgacatagctatcTCTggtcattgggggtggtttaattatgctgacgggagagctctctgctgctggcatagagtggctacataggagaccttacagtg
The DNA window shown above is from Lepidochelys kempii isolate rLepKem1 chromosome 16, rLepKem1.hap2, whole genome shotgun sequence and carries:
- the MRPL41 gene encoding large ribosomal subunit protein mL41; this translates as MGLLTNLARGLVRGADRMAEFTSKRGPRSHNKGRGARKLGYVTLGGKFIKIKEMVPEFVVPDLTGFKLKPYVSYKTPKGTEPPLTAKQLFMEVVAPQIEKDIKEGTFDPNNLEKYGYEPTQEGKLFQLFPKNYVR